One window of the Thermoproteales archaeon genome contains the following:
- the tpiA gene encoding triose-phosphate isomerase yields the protein MVKYPLILINFKAYSQSSGKKGLELAKVAEKVWKETGITIGVAPQLTDLSIIAQNVEIPVFSQHADAVNPGSATGHVTLEAIKDAGAIGTLLNHSERRIRADQVDFLVKKAKELKLLTVVCTNTPEVTAAMAALSPDMVAIEPPELIGTGIPVSKAKPEVVLNSVKLVEKVNPEVKVLCGAGITTGDDVEAAIKLGTVGVLLASGVVKAKDWYAAIMDLVKPLLK from the coding sequence ATGGTAAAGTATCCCTTAATCCTAATAAACTTTAAAGCCTATAGTCAATCAAGCGGTAAAAAGGGATTAGAATTAGCAAAAGTTGCGGAAAAAGTATGGAAGGAGACCGGTATAACGATAGGCGTAGCGCCTCAACTAACAGATTTGTCAATTATAGCTCAAAACGTAGAAATACCCGTTTTTTCCCAGCATGCCGATGCCGTCAACCCTGGATCTGCAACAGGACATGTAACCTTAGAAGCGATAAAAGATGCCGGGGCTATTGGGACGCTTTTAAACCATTCTGAAAGAAGAATAAGAGCAGACCAGGTAGATTTCCTAGTAAAGAAAGCTAAAGAATTAAAACTCTTAACAGTAGTTTGTACAAATACTCCAGAAGTGACAGCTGCTATGGCTGCTCTATCCCCAGATATGGTTGCTATTGAACCTCCTGAACTTATAGGAACTGGAATCCCAGTTTCTAAAGCGAAGCCAGAGGTGGTTTTAAATTCTGTAAAATTAGTAGAAAAAGTAAATCCGGAAGTTAAGGTCCTATGCGGCGCTGGTATAACAACTGGAGATGATGTTGAAGCGGCTATTAAGCTGGGAACTGTTGGAGTGTTGTTAGCTTCAGGAGTTGTAAAGGCAAAAGATTGGTATGCAGCAATAATGGACTTAGTGAAACCACTTTTGAAATAG
- a CDS encoding sulfite exporter TauE/SafE family protein — MKYLKDPKGKKIKLFCFMIIAITILTLSLAVVETYKESSSLIANVNIKTSQLDSVIQIEVLLVATLAGFFGALMGLGGGVIIVPVLTSIFNLKIHEAIAISIIGVVATSISGGSSYIAQRITNIRLAIFLETSTTLGAFLGALLTLIMPGKFLYIIFSVFAFYVSLAQLHSIKEEVKKISVRGFSNVLPDAVSKYLNLSGEYFDEREKIKVEYVVRGSIIGWLIAFIAGVGSGMLGIGGGFLKVSAMNLFMNIPLKVAIATSKFMICITAATSAVIYYVSGVVRLDLVAPLAVGTTIGATLGSRVMNKFKIKWLKLIFAFIMFYLGYAMLRKGLLLIFGLSLP, encoded by the coding sequence ATGAAGTATTTAAAAGACCCTAAAGGCAAAAAGATAAAGCTTTTTTGTTTTATGATCATTGCAATAACGATCCTGACTTTATCTTTAGCCGTAGTTGAAACATACAAAGAATCTTCAAGTTTAATAGCTAATGTGAACATAAAAACTTCACAGCTGGACTCTGTAATTCAAATAGAAGTTTTACTTGTAGCTACTCTAGCGGGATTTTTTGGTGCATTGATGGGGCTTGGCGGAGGAGTAATAATTGTTCCAGTTTTAACTTCTATATTTAATTTGAAAATACACGAGGCAATAGCCATCAGCATAATCGGCGTTGTAGCTACAAGTATTTCCGGAGGCTCGTCTTATATTGCACAGAGAATTACAAATATACGTTTAGCAATATTTCTTGAAACCTCTACAACATTAGGAGCATTTTTGGGCGCATTACTCACTTTAATTATGCCCGGAAAATTTCTCTATATTATATTCTCGGTTTTTGCCTTTTACGTAAGCCTTGCACAACTCCACTCAATTAAAGAAGAAGTTAAGAAAATAAGTGTTAGGGGCTTTAGTAATGTCCTGCCCGATGCAGTTTCAAAATATCTAAATCTATCAGGCGAGTATTTTGATGAACGGGAAAAGATAAAGGTAGAATATGTGGTTAGAGGATCTATAATTGGTTGGTTAATAGCGTTTATTGCAGGTGTAGGCTCCGGAATGCTTGGTATAGGTGGTGGCTTTTTGAAAGTTTCGGCTATGAACCTTTTTATGAACATACCGCTTAAAGTTGCTATAGCTACCAGCAAGTTTATGATATGTATCACTGCTGCAACGAGTGCTGTAATATACTATGTTTCAGGCGTCGTGAGGCTTGACCTTGTAGCTCCACTAGCTGTGGGAACCACAATAGGCGCAACATTGGGATCTAGAGTAATGAATAAGTTTAAAATTAAATGGCTTAAACTCATTTTTGCCTTTATAATGTTTTACCTTGGGTATGCAATGTTGCGTAAAGGACTGCTGCTCATTTTCGGGTTAAGTTTGCCCTAG